Below is a genomic region from candidate division KSB1 bacterium.
ACGAACCCTAAGCCGCTGTGCCAGTGATAACGGGGTAATTTATGTCCTAACTTCCATACTTTTACAAGTGAAGCCGCAAGGGTAAGAGGCGTTTTAGTTATCTCTATAGACACATCATCACAAGAAAGCTCACGTAAAAACAAAATTCGTTTCCATAAAATTAATTTAAACACTAAAATAAATGTTAACGCACCTAATAAGGCATAGACTGAATTTTCGATACTAAATGTAAAGCTTAAGGCAAAAACCTGTATAATGAGTAATGGGATTGATGCAAAGAAAAGTTCCATAAACCATATTAAAGCATTGTCTCGCCGTTTAATGTGTGTCAATTCATGAACTAAAGTAATTTCCAGTTCTTCTGCAGATAATTTATCCACCAAATAATGAGACATAAAAATGGCTGGTTTAAAAGTGCCAATTGTAAAAATTAGAGGTCGAACTCTACTAAATTGGTAAAGTGGCGGAATTTTTCCTATTTGGAATTTGCAGACAGCATGTTGATATATCTTATACAGTTTCGGATGAGAACTTTCCGTATATTGCGTAAATTTATGTTTGAGTAAATTAAATAAAATCAAATGAATACTTGTCTTGATCAAAAGAACAAAAAAAAGTGTGAAACTGAAAATCTTGAGTATGTCGACAGTCCCGCACCTGGTGGGGTTGGACATTAGGATTTGGTAATTTGTAATCAGTGTTAAATATTGTTCATTAAGCCATTCAAACATTTTTTTTCATCCGTTTTTGCTCGATCAATCTAGCAAGCTCATCCATTTTTTCTGGCTGAGAATCATCAATCGAATCTATAAACTGGCTTATTGCGGGTGTCGAAAAATCAGCGAGAAGTTCTGTAATCACTTTTTTTATAGTTGATTTCGTAAACTCAGCTTTTGATTTTGCTGCATTGTATACAAATGCATTACCCTGTTTTATTTTTTGTAGCAACCCCTTCTCAGCCAATCGTGTCATCACAGTCATAACTGTTGTATATGCGATTTCTCGGGTTTTTTTCAGTTCTCCAAAAACTTCTCTCACTGTGATAGTAGTCTTTGACCAGACAACCTCCATAATATCGGCTTCAAGATCACCCAATATTTTGCGGACACCTTTTTTATGTGGATCAAATGTAAAAGAATATTTCATAAGTACCGATTGTTTTCCAATTTCAGCTTACTACGTCATGTAGTAACAATTGTTTCGTAAATTGTATTTCAAAAGAGAGTACTTTAGGGTCGTGATAAAAATGCGTACTTATTATTAAAATCGTTTCCCGGCGTGTTGGTTAAAATTGAAGACCAGATAGATTAAAGGATTAGTAGAATTTCAGTAAAAAGTCCCGTTAGGGACTTTAATTAACAGGACTAAAAGAATAGAATTGCTACAAATATATTATCCCGATGGGATATAAATCGTAATAAACATATTTTAAGAATAGAATTCATTCTACCTCCCCTACTGAGAGAATCCAGCGATACCGTTTACGGTATCGTAAAGAAGCATCGTCGCCAGCCTCGCGTTGCCGCAAACGACAACGCTGGTAATAATCAAGGATCATGAATGATCCTATGAAAAATGTGTTTTTGCAGATATTGCATTCAACAGGGGGTTGTTGAAAAAGGGTCATGGAAATACGTAACTCGACATTTATGTCGAGAAACTAGCCCCAACCAAGCTCGGCGACATGAATGTCGCGTTACTGACTCTTTACGAGCTTTTTGGACAGCCCCAAATTGAGACAAAGAAATTACTACAGCTCCATAGCTCCGATTAAAAATATAGACAGCTTATTCCCCAATGATTTCTCCCCATTTTTCAATAGGATTATAGATATTAAATTCTGATGGATTCCTCTGTTTCTTTATCAAAAAAATGCGCTTTTGCCATGTTAAAAACTAAATCAACTTTCTGGCCAACCGAAGGTATATTTTGAGTCCTTATTTTGGCGACGAGGGTGTTTGATCTTGTTGTAAAATATAGATACGTTTCACTCCCCATCGGCTCAACGACTTCAACCATTAATTTTACTTCAGATTTATCTTTTAAATTATTAGATGTAGAAGATTCATAAATATCTTCAGGCCGAATGCCAAACGTTATTTCTTTGTCAAAATAATCGGCCAACTTATTTTCAAACTTTTGGGGAATCTTTAATCTCAGGGTTTCTTCATGAAACCAAATACCATTTTCTCTACTAATTTTCCCGCTAAAGAAATTCATAGCAGGACTGCCAATAAATCCTGCTACAAATTCATTCTTCGGAAAATTGTACAAATTAAGAGGAGTATCTATTTGATGAATAATTCCATCTTTCATTACAACGATCCGATTCCCCAGAGTCATCGCCTCGACTTGGTCATGGGTCACATAAATCATCGTCGTGTTCAGCCTGTTATATAATTTTGATATCTCGGTGCGCATTTTAACCCGCAATTTTGCATCTAAATTTGAAAGTGGTTCATCAAATAGAAAAACCTGTGGGTTTCTAACAATAGCCCTGCCAACCGCAACTCTCTGTTTTTGACCACCGGACAAAGCTTTAGGAGTTCTCTCAAGCAATTCAGAAATACCTAAAATATCTGCCGCCTCTTTTACCCTTCGCTGGATCTCCGTTTTTGAAACTTTGCGTAATTTGAGTCCAAAAGCCATATTCTTAAATACAGTCATATGTGGATAGAGCGCATAATTTTGAAAGACCATTGCAATATTTCTATCTTTAGGATGCACTTTGTTAATGAGTTTATCCCCGATATATAACTCGCCGCTGGTTACTTCTTCGAGACCTGCTATTAACCTTAAAGTAGTTGACTTACCACAGCCGGATGGACCCACCAGTACAATAAATTCTTTATCTTTTACCTCAATATTTACATTGCTTACGGCAGTGATGTCATTATCATATGTTTTGCAAACTTCTTTCAGAACTACATTGGCCATTTCGACTCCAATAATTTAGTCATCTTAAGATCTATCCAATCCACTGAAATGAAATATCAGAAATTAATAAATTTGCGGTTTGATCAGGCGAATAAATATCCAGAGATCGAACCTCTCCTGCATCTAAATCGAAGAAATTATCTGATAACTGAAATTGCTCATTCGCAAGTTTTATACAAATTGCTTTCACAAAGCAATCAGAAGTAATATTTAACTGCCATTGTCCACAACTCTTAGTCAACAGGTTCGTTTTTAATTTTGGAACTCCCAGGCATAGGTTCTTTATAGGTTTGAAAAAATAGCGATTTACTGCGAGAGTTTTGTCGCCATCAATCAACCGTGCGCGAATATATTGCTGGCTGGGGTCCGTTATATTCAAGTTCGTTTGTTGAAAACTTACCAAAGGAATCGAATTATTAGCTGGAATTAAAGTTTTACTTTGGTAGATAACACTAGACTCTCCATAAAAATCGAACTTGCACACCTCTAATTCATAAGCGCTAGCGTCCTTTTTATCGTTAACAGCATAAAATTCTAAATACTTGCCATTTTCTTTATGAGCCAAAATGAGTGGAGAAAAAAACCGCCTGGTATACCAATATGCAGCCTTAGGCCTTAATTCGCTGTCGATAATGGACCAGCTGGTTACCGGCCAGCAATCGTTGAGCTGCCAAAATAACACGCCTGAGGTCAAAAACTTCTGACGGCGCCAATGCTCAATACAATATTTTAGAGCTTCCGCCTGCATCACCTGGCCATAGTAGATAAACTCATCAAAGTTGTCCGGCACAGTAAGCTGCTCGGCAATGTAATGGTGCAACCGTTCAGACCCCTTAATTTGTTTGTTGTGATGTTGCATTACACGATGCTGTGGATTTTGAAACTCAGCGTCAATATTCTCTTGCCATGTAGGCAGACAGGCTGGGGATTGGAAGCCAAATTCTGTTACAAATCGGCTTCTATCGTCCTTTACAACGGTCGGTGAATCCCATCCACTCCACATATTCCATTTGTGTTGATTGCCAATGCTTTCGCTATTGGGATCCTCACCGCCAAAGGGCGAGCTCTGCCAATAAGGATTTGAGGAGCGCTCAGAAAAAAGGATATTTGGAATAACCTCGCTGAATAATTTTTCTCCAGGCATTTCCCCCACTGGGCGCCCGGATTCCTGACGCCATATCCATTCGTTTTCATTATTACCACACCACAATACGATACTCGGGTGAAAATGAAGCTGGCGATAAATAACCCTGACTTCCTGCTTAACATTTGCTACAAAATGTTCATATTCAGGATATGAGCCGCATGCGAACATGAAATCTTGCCATACCATCAAACCGAGTTCGTCACAAAGATCGTAAAAAATTGGCTGTTCGTAAATCCCGCCGCCCCATACCCTCAGCATATTGATATTTGCATCTCTGGCCAGGGTGAGGAGGGTTCGGTATTTATCCTTTGTGATTCGCGGAAGAAAACTATCAGCGGGGATCCAATTTGCCCCTTTGCAGAAAACCTTTACATTGTTGATGCGAAATCGAAATGATTCGCCGCCGTTTTCGGGCTCTCGCTCTAATTCAACCCGGCGCAATCCGATTTTCTTGTCAATTTTGATCTGCACTTTTCCTTCAATGCTGATCCTAAACTTCACATTATATAAAAATTGTTCTCCGAATCCATTAGGCCACCATAACTTTGGGTTTTCTATCTTGAATTGGAAATCCTGTTTACCGGCGGCGCTTCGTATTTCTACTGTTGAGCAGTAATCCGGTCCTTCAATCGTTATTTTCCATTCGATCGATTTAACTGCAACACAAGAAACTTCCGCTTCAACCTGAACCGTCGCTTCTTTTAATGAAGCATCCAGGTCGGAATTAATTTTAAGATTGTGCAAGAGAATATTTCCATAAGCCAAATAGATATGCCGCCAAATACCGCTGGTAGCCAACTTTGGTCCCCAATCCCAACCAAAACTGTACTGCGCTTTGCGGGCGTACACACGAAAACTATCCAGGGCGACATTCAGTTTACCGTGCTTCTTCTCAAGTTTCCTTACTTGATCAATGGGCGAGTCAAAGATAATTTCAATATTATTTTTCCCCTCATGGAGTAAGGACTTTACATCAAATTGATTTGGAATAAACATGTTGTTTGTCTCCCCAACATGTTTACCATTGATATAAATTTGGGCGAAAGTATCGAGACCTTCAGCGCATAATTCGATTATTGGCGCACTAAGAATTTCGCGATCCATTTCAAATTCTCGCCGGTACTTCCATCCAATCTCCGCAATCCACTGCACTATATTTTCATTTTCATTAACGAATGGATCCGGAATCTTACCTGCTTTCATAAGATCGGTATGAACACTGCCTGGGACTACGGCCGGCAGCCACTCATCCGGGCTCAATAACTTTTTCGGTAAAGTTTTTATGTTCGGTGAATTCCAATCCGGTTGGAACAACCAAGCGCCATTCAATAATAGCTTTGAAGTGGAAATATGCATTTTAATCAAACATTAAACCTTGTATTTCATTAACTCTTGCAAGAGCTCGTCAAGATTGGCAACGGCAAGCCCGACAACCTTATCCGCCCCGCCATAATAAACCTGTAGTTGGTTATCAAACACAACGGCGCCCTCGGGAAAAACAACATTAGGCACATCACCTTGCTTCTCGTAATCATGTTCGGGTTCAAGGATGGGTTCCGGAAACCTGGCCAAGATCTTATTTGGATTTTCCAGGTCTAACAACGCAGCGCCGGCTCGGTAGATTAAATCTCGATCCACCCCATGATAAATAACTAACCAGCCTTCTTTTGTTTTAATTGGCGGCGCACCCCCACCGATTTTTTCAGCTTCCCATGAGTACAAAGGACGCATGATCGTAAAATCATCCAGGTGAGAAAAATAATGGGGCCAAAATCCCTCATCGATTTTAAGGAGGTGATTGATATCCTCAAATTCCGCGATCTGAATATTAGGCTCAATGCGATGCATCAAAACTAGTTTACCTTTAACCGGTTCTGGAAAAAACATTGCATCCTTGTCCAAAATATCTGGGATAACAACACCATGTTTAGTAATTTTTTTGAAGTCATATGTGGACGCCAAACACACACGACAGGTTTGGCCGTCATATCCGGTATATAATATATAGTAACAGTCATCTATCTTGCATATCCTTGGATCTTCAACTCCTTGTTTTTCATAATCATACTCTCGGTTTATCAGGGGCTTTTGTCGGCGTTCCCGAATTTCACCATTCCGATCAAGACGAGCATATCCAATCGTTGAAAAATTATCTCCCTCGACAGCTCGATAAAGCAAATGAACAGAATCACCATCTCGAATCGCAGCAGGATTGAAGGCTGCCTGTGATTCCCATGAATTTTCCTTGATTGGTTGTAAAATAATCTTATCACTTCGCTTCAGTTTGAACATTTAGAATAACACTCCTTAATTAGAAAACCTGTGGCCAGGGTGGTACAGCTAACTGATTTGATTGCCCCGACCGTACCGCAAGCAAAGGAATGTCAGTCAGCTTAATTGAATTTAATTTTTTCATATTAATTGAAACCGGAATTTGTGTTTTTAATTTTTGTAGTTTTTCGGAAAAAACAATGTCTTCTGAAGATTGAGCTTTCATATCCAAACTGTTTATCATGCCATTATACAAAAAATAGTCACGCCAAATTCGAAGCTCGTCTCGAACTTCTTTGCGCTTATGCAAACCCCGGCGAACTCCCTCTCGCGCCAACAATTCATCCCTGATTATTTCAAGTAGAATGTTGCTAAAAGTCACTTTTACATCGGTGATGGAACGTTTATCCATCGGGTTCGGACGATTAGACAATTTCTGAACAACATCGCCAATTGTCATAACTCCATCCTTGAAGCTTGCAACAGCTTCATTCCAATTTTGACGGATTAATTCTGATTCACCCAGACTTGACATCAACTTTATTGGCGCTATTTCCGGCTGTTTTAATGAAATGTTTTTAACATTTTTTTCGATTTCGCGGACAAGCAGACCAAAGTTTCTACCTTCTATCTTTGCACCATTTCTCTTCATAAAATCATCCACGAATTTATCCGACTGTGCATCCGCCTTACGCATTCGAAGGATCTTGGTTATTTCACTCCGTTTTTGAAAAAACTGACTTTCTGTCCGGAGAGGATTTACGATAATATTGTCGATCTTCAGAACAAGGTACCCGCCATTTACTTCGAGGATTGACACTTCATTGGGTTTAAGTTTATAGATTGAATTCTCTAATTTTTCATTAACCTTGCCCCATGTAAGTTTAGCGATATGACTTTTTTCGTCGTAATCTTCACCCATTTTTTTGCGCAGCGCTGCATCGAAAGAACCAACATCTTCAACCAGTTCGCGAAAACTAACTGCGTCTTTATGCGTCTCGGCGCTGAAATGCTTTATCACGATGGTTTTTTGCAAACGATCAAATGCCTTGTGAATTTCCTCCTCCTCAATATTAACGAGGTTCATAACTGCATCGGCGTACAATTCACGCAGAACCGCCTGAGATTCAATAATACTAATTTTCCTTTTGAATTCACCATCCAGGTTTAATCCGGATTGAATAGCCTCGATAGCAAACAGCTTCTCACCTATCAGCATCTCTAAAAGCGCGCGATTGCCGGAATACCCATTCACACTGAATATTCTTATCCGTGGCGTCAACTCGGCGCGCTTGATGAAATCATCGACTGTGATAATCTTGTCATCAACTTTAGCAAGAACATTTTCTTCCAATTCGATCTGGGCGCCACAGCCAAAACTCCCTAAAAGAATGAATAAATAGAAAATAAATTGCCTGATTATCAATTTAATTATCTCGTAGATCTAAATATCCCTTCAGTTTTTTGAATGCAATTGGATTGTTTTCCACTTCAAGAATTGAATATAAGGCCTCAATGGTGGATTCCGCGCCGGCATTGCGATTAATTTCTTTACTGGAAAGGATTCCATCAAAACATCGTCCGGTTTTTGGATCATACATTTCAGCTTGTGCAGGATTGGCGCCAAAAAACCATGTCGACAATTCACCAGCTAATTCGGCATACTCTTCCTTACCGGTAATTTCAAACAGTCTCAGAGAACCTACGATCATAGGCCGTAGTGCATAGGCAATTTGGGAAAAGGAATCCACCCTGACAGCATGCAAACTGTCAGTCCTGCTCAGTTCGATTTCACGCGGCCAGCCTTGAGATATCCAATAAGGATAAAAATACTGCGCTTCAAGTTCAGCGGCATTTAAAAAATCATGATTCTGAATTACCCTGGATATTTCCGCCAAAGCCTGTGTCTGACTGTTACCCCAGCCATGCCATATATTTTTCCACGATAAAAATGCCCCGTAAAGATATTCTTCCGGATTGCTCAGTTGCATAGCAATCATACCACTGGCAAATCGTTCCAAATATTTTATTGCACGCTCGTCATTTGAAGCCCTGGCATAACTGGCCAAACCCAGCGCAAGTTCTGTAGTTGCATCCGAGGCCGAGTTATAAAGCAGCCATTGGGGGACTAAAAAACCACCGACGGTATCAATATTTGCATTATTCGTCAAAAGCGTGTCGATGTGTGAAAAGGTCATCTGAATATGTTTCCCTAATAGAGTCGCATATTCTGGTTCCTGCTGAATAAAAACTCGATATCCTTCTCCCATCGCCAAAATTGCTCGACCTGCCCACCAGCCGAGACTTTTGAAACTGGTTTTTCCTTTTTGATTTATCGAATAATCTGAATAAATAAAATTATAGAATTGACCATCATCATCTTGCATAAATCGACAAAAGTCAATCAATTTTCTGCCCCGTTGCAAACTAGTCGTATCACCGGTAAATTCAAAATGCCGTAAATAAACGACCGCTGCTCGCGCTGCATCATCCACGCAAGCGATCCCCTCATCCCCGGCATCAACCCAACCATAATCCGGGTATTCGGAATAGATGTGTACAATTGCTATCTCATGCCCATCAATTGTAATTTCTTCATAAAGACGATTTAGATGAGCAAGATTACTCAAGGAAACAATTGATTTATTAGGATTGCTACAACTCAAATAAAGGATGGAGCAGGCTACATAAATAAGCACTTGACCATAATTCACTCTCTCTTTATTAAAAACCATAAACTCACTCCTTTATCCCGGTTGCAGCCATACTCCGAATAAAATATTTTTGAAAAAATACATAGGTAATGATTTTTTTTAACATATGATCCTATTTGAGATAAATGATTTTCTGGCTGAAACGTTGTGATTTTGTCTTTAATAAACTAAAATAGATACCACTTGGATACCGACTTGCTTCCCATGCAACCTTATGGTAACCTGCGGCGACTTTTTGATTAATCAATGTCTCTACTTCATTGCCGAGAAGATTATATATTTTAAAAGTTATATAACTATCTTTTCCCAACTCAAAAGAAAAAGTGGTTTGTTCATTAAATGGATTAGGATAATTTCTCCATAAAACAGTGGATATTGACTTTCGATCTCTAGCATCTTCGTCAATACCAACTGTAAATGGAAAAAACCTGGTAATCGAAAGGGTATCTCCGGTTGGATTGGCAAATACTTTTCGTTGATCCACAGGTTGTAGCAGAAAAAAATCAACTTTTGCGCTCTTATCTATATTGGCGCCTGAGAAGGAAACTTCCATTGTGTGAGCGCCTGGACCAAGATATATTGGAGAACCGACTCGATCAACCCATAAAAATTGGCTGGTTGCGCCACCCTGCAGAGACGATAAAACCTGGCCATTCTCGAAGGAAACATCAATTGCAACTTCGTTAGCTCCACCTGTTTGATGTACAAATTGAACATAAAGCTGGTATTCTCCCGACCAATTGAATGGATCGGGTACGAAAAATTCATATCTAACTCGATCACGAAAAGTTAATTGTAAATAACGATTATTGCTGAATTGCGCATTTCCAAGATTTCGGGCTGATATTGTTTGCGGCGGACCCGTTACAATCCCGGAATAGCTTTCAGCTTCCATGAGTAAATAGCGGTTATCCGCAACGCTCGAATAGGATAAAAACGGCATTGAAGCCGGACTATAATAAACATCCTGTAAAGCGATCAAGCACTCTACTACAGACTCGGCCCCACTGTTCAAGTTGACTCCATTTTCTTCGAGTCCGTCGAAGCTTCGTCCTGATGTAGAATCATACATAGCAAATGATTGGGGGTTGTTCCCAGTCCACCAGGCAGCAAATAACCCGGCGTACCTGGCATATTTTTCTTCCCCAGTCGCTCGAAATATCTCCATCAATCCACCGACGATGGGACTGATGTCATAGTTAATCTGTGGATAGAAGATGGGTCCAGGGCGCAATTCGTGAATTTGTTGCGAGGTGAGAATGTGAAGATAAAAATTATCGGCCTCATTTTTTGCCGATTGAATCCAATCTTCGCGGTTCATGATTCTTCCGGCAAGCGCCAGCGCCTGCGATTGACGACTACCCCAGCCATGCCAAAGATAAATATTCGGAACGAAGGACAAGTGCGCTCCGAACGGATATTCGAGAGCATCCCCGATCTGGAATAAAGCCATCCCATCGCAAAGCCTTGTTAAAAGTTCCCCAGCCCTTGGATCTTGTGAAATTTCATAGTAGTATGCAAGCCCCAAAACCGCTTCTGAAGATTGATCCGCTCCATTATTTAGAAGCCAGGACGCCGCCGGAATTTGAAAACCATGTATTGTATCATAGTTATAAGCATTCCAGGTATAAGAATCTGCTTTTTTAATTGCTTTTCTAATGCGGGTTTCCAGCTCAGTTCGCAAATCGAATTCTACATTTAATTTCGCTAAAGTATTATAGGCAAATCCCATTGCCCATAAAGCTCGACTTGCCCAGAAATTGAAACTATTGTTGTTACTCGTGCCGCCATTCTTGTTGATCGAAAAATCTGGCCAGATAAAATTATAGAAACCGCCATCCGCATCCTGCATTCTGAACAAGAAATTTAGAAGAAGGGTCGCTTTGTTCAAACTACTTTGGCTTTCCGATTCTTGAAAATGCATCAAATAAGCCACAACAGCGCGGGCGGCGTCATCCACAGCAGCGATGCCCTCATCCGAGTCACCGAGCCACGTATAATCAGGGAAACTGGAATAGATATGAACGATTGCCATTGAATCACCGTCAACCTGGATCGTTTCAGTCAAAAAATCCAGATGTGCAAAATTGATGAATCCCCCTTTCAAGCCGGAGCCAGTTAGAATATTTGACAATAACACCGGGTTTTCACCCTGAATTCCATCGGGATCCTGAAATGTAACTTGTATATCATAAGCAGTATTTACTAATAGATTTTTAATGTCGGCAGCATAATACGTTCGATATTTTTCCATAGAATTTTCTTCAGACCAGTCTGATGAACCGACCTTTCTGTACGAAATTGTCGCAGTGCCATTTTGATTTTCATCTCCTAAAATCCATGCAGTTACACGAAAGATGTTGGAGGAGTGAGTTTCCGATACACTACGAACAATAGTTTGGTCAGCGGCGCCGGC
It encodes:
- a CDS encoding M48 family metalloprotease, coding for MFEWLNEQYLTLITNYQILMSNPTRCGTVDILKIFSFTLFFVLLIKTSIHLILFNLLKHKFTQYTESSHPKLYKIYQHAVCKFQIGKIPPLYQFSRVRPLIFTIGTFKPAIFMSHYLVDKLSAEELEITLVHELTHIKRRDNALIWFMELFFASIPLLIIQVFALSFTFSIENSVYALLGALTFILVFKLILWKRILFLRELSCDDVSIEITKTPLTLAASLVKVWKLGHKLPRYHWHSGLGFVQAFLPTWMNFEFRVKRLLDYHKPRLKFLLGKTFKFAVVLVSAFVIVFLLQFYSLGGNQIGDNLQAGVIPVLGSVISCAASDNFSELSNKVIQEARFKEIISIYSRAIWNKDADKLQKILSETITEKYSMSSALLIDQYLNQKYGRLIEIKIVEIINEDQAIIEIQFERETFSLRIILNEDNQIKAVGYISVNLNKKSQIDG
- a CDS encoding BlaI/MecI/CopY family transcriptional regulator codes for the protein MKYSFTFDPHKKGVRKILGDLEADIMEVVWSKTTITVREVFGELKKTREIAYTTVMTVMTRLAEKGLLQKIKQGNAFVYNAAKSKAEFTKSTIKKVITELLADFSTPAISQFIDSIDDSQPEKMDELARLIEQKRMKKNV
- the ugpC gene encoding sn-glycerol-3-phosphate ABC transporter ATP-binding protein UgpC, giving the protein MANVVLKEVCKTYDNDITAVSNVNIEVKDKEFIVLVGPSGCGKSTTLRLIAGLEEVTSGELYIGDKLINKVHPKDRNIAMVFQNYALYPHMTVFKNMAFGLKLRKVSKTEIQRRVKEAADILGISELLERTPKALSGGQKQRVAVGRAIVRNPQVFLFDEPLSNLDAKLRVKMRTEISKLYNRLNTTMIYVTHDQVEAMTLGNRIVVMKDGIIHQIDTPLNLYNFPKNEFVAGFIGSPAMNFFSGKISRENGIWFHEETLRLKIPQKFENKLADYFDKEITFGIRPEDIYESSTSNNLKDKSEVKLMVEVVEPMGSETYLYFTTRSNTLVAKIRTQNIPSVGQKVDLVFNMAKAHFFDKETEESIRI
- a CDS encoding glycoside hydrolase family 2 protein; amino-acid sequence: MIKMHISTSKLLLNGAWLFQPDWNSPNIKTLPKKLLSPDEWLPAVVPGSVHTDLMKAGKIPDPFVNENENIVQWIAEIGWKYRREFEMDREILSAPIIELCAEGLDTFAQIYINGKHVGETNNMFIPNQFDVKSLLHEGKNNIEIIFDSPIDQVRKLEKKHGKLNVALDSFRVYARKAQYSFGWDWGPKLATSGIWRHIYLAYGNILLHNLKINSDLDASLKEATVQVEAEVSCVAVKSIEWKITIEGPDYCSTVEIRSAAGKQDFQFKIENPKLWWPNGFGEQFLYNVKFRISIEGKVQIKIDKKIGLRRVELEREPENGGESFRFRINNVKVFCKGANWIPADSFLPRITKDKYRTLLTLARDANINMLRVWGGGIYEQPIFYDLCDELGLMVWQDFMFACGSYPEYEHFVANVKQEVRVIYRQLHFHPSIVLWCGNNENEWIWRQESGRPVGEMPGEKLFSEVIPNILFSERSSNPYWQSSPFGGEDPNSESIGNQHKWNMWSGWDSPTVVKDDRSRFVTEFGFQSPACLPTWQENIDAEFQNPQHRVMQHHNKQIKGSERLHHYIAEQLTVPDNFDEFIYYGQVMQAEALKYCIEHWRRQKFLTSGVLFWQLNDCWPVTSWSIIDSELRPKAAYWYTRRFFSPLILAHKENGKYLEFYAVNDKKDASAYELEVCKFDFYGESSVIYQSKTLIPANNSIPLVSFQQTNLNITDPSQQYIRARLIDGDKTLAVNRYFFKPIKNLCLGVPKLKTNLLTKSCGQWQLNITSDCFVKAICIKLANEQFQLSDNFFDLDAGEVRSLDIYSPDQTANLLISDISFQWIG
- a CDS encoding glycosidase, which gives rise to MFKLKRSDKIILQPIKENSWESQAAFNPAAIRDGDSVHLLYRAVEGDNFSTIGYARLDRNGEIRERRQKPLINREYDYEKQGVEDPRICKIDDCYYILYTGYDGQTCRVCLASTYDFKKITKHGVVIPDILDKDAMFFPEPVKGKLVLMHRIEPNIQIAEFEDINHLLKIDEGFWPHYFSHLDDFTIMRPLYSWEAEKIGGGAPPIKTKEGWLVIYHGVDRDLIYRAGAALLDLENPNKILARFPEPILEPEHDYEKQGDVPNVVFPEGAVVFDNQLQVYYGGADKVVGLAVANLDELLQELMKYKV
- a CDS encoding DNRLRE domain-containing protein; the encoded protein is MRPGYLTGYFSCLLLLLSFDSQIYGQSAFLFQDGLNGYLGCSDVHIFADKPGWNTGNEPLLEATGNGGLTDAKHTLIRFDLSSIHSSTQIDSAFLSLYFYARRTQQTGNKTLAIYKLNRPWGEGTGLDPGGLDGRPAVSGETNWQYAMLDNQSWAIPGADGIPIDRSAVLQDSIVFTPTHNAKTWHNWNILELCQFWINHPDSNFGMVVRETKISAEWGILDFASSENPEPGIRPQLFIQAGAADQTIVRSVSETHSSNIFRVTAWILGDENQNGTATISYRKVGSSDWSEENSMEKYRTYYAADIKNLLVNTAYDIQVTFQDPDGIQGENPVLLSNILTGSGLKGGFINFAHLDFLTETIQVDGDSMAIVHIYSSFPDYTWLGDSDEGIAAVDDAARAVVAYLMHFQESESQSSLNKATLLLNFLFRMQDADGGFYNFIWPDFSINKNGGTSNNNSFNFWASRALWAMGFAYNTLAKLNVEFDLRTELETRIRKAIKKADSYTWNAYNYDTIHGFQIPAASWLLNNGADQSSEAVLGLAYYYEISQDPRAGELLTRLCDGMALFQIGDALEYPFGAHLSFVPNIYLWHGWGSRQSQALALAGRIMNREDWIQSAKNEADNFYLHILTSQQIHELRPGPIFYPQINYDISPIVGGLMEIFRATGEEKYARYAGLFAAWWTGNNPQSFAMYDSTSGRSFDGLEENGVNLNSGAESVVECLIALQDVYYSPASMPFLSYSSVADNRYLLMEAESYSGIVTGPPQTISARNLGNAQFSNNRYLQLTFRDRVRYEFFVPDPFNWSGEYQLYVQFVHQTGGANEVAIDVSFENGQVLSSLQGGATSQFLWVDRVGSPIYLGPGAHTMEVSFSGANIDKSAKVDFFLLQPVDQRKVFANPTGDTLSITRFFPFTVGIDEDARDRKSISTVLWRNYPNPFNEQTTFSFELGKDSYITFKIYNLLGNEVETLINQKVAAGYHKVAWEASRYPSGIYFSLLKTKSQRFSQKIIYLK